The nucleotide window TGAGCTTCACGAGTGGCGTCTTGCCAATGGTTTCGACGATGTTGTTGTAGATCATAAGAGTAAGGGCGGGGTTAATGTTACGGGATGGTCAAAGGGCCGCGTGGCGGCGGATTAATGCTGGGCGCAGAATTCCTCAAAGCGGTCCATGCCGGAGTTGATGATCTCCAGGCTGGTGGCGTAGCTGAAGCGGATGGTGTGCTCGGCTCCGAAGGCGACGCCTGGGACGGCGGCGACACGCTGCTTGCTGAGAAGTTTTTCGCAGAAGTTCACGCTCTTGATGCCGGTCTGCTCGATATCGACGAGGAAGTAGAAGGCACCCTTTGGCTCGACGACGCGGACTTTTTTGATGTTTTGCAGGCGGCTGAGCATGTATTGACGACGGACGTCGAACTCATCACGCATGTCGGCGACGATCTGCTGATCACCCTGGAGAGCGGCGAGGGCTCCGTATTGAGCAAAGGTGGTGGGATTGCTGGTGGTGTGGCTCTGGATGGTGTCGATGGCGGTGGCGATGGCCTTCGGTGCGGCGGTGTAGCCGAGGCGCCAGCCGGTCATGGCGTAGGCTTTGGAGAAGCCATTGATGGTGATGGTGTGGTCGTAGATTTCTTTGCTGATGCTGGCGATGGAGACGTGCTTTTCACCGCAATAGACGAGTTTCTCATAGATCTCGTCGCTGAGGATGATGATGTCTTCTCCTGCGGCGATCTCACCGATCTGGGCCAGCTCTTCTTTGGAGTAAACGCTGCCGGTGGGGTTGCCAGGGCTGTTGATGATGATCATCTTGGTGAGCGGGGACATGGCGTCCTCGAACTCGCTAGGGGTGATCTTCCAGTCGTTTTCGCGCTTGGTTTCGACGATGACGGGGACGCCGCCGACCATGCGGACCATTTCTGGGTAGCTCGTCCAGTAGGGTGCAGGGATGATGACTTCATCACCAGGATTGACGACGGCGAGGATGGCGTTGTAGCAGGAGTGCTTGGCACCGCAGTTCACGCTGATCTGGGAGGGCTCGTATTGGAGGCCGTTGTCCACGAGGAACTTGGCGGCGATGGCTTCGCGGAGTTCGAGGATGCCGGCGCTCTCGGTGTAGCGGGTCTGGCCTTTATTGAGGGCATCGATGGCAGCAGCAGTGATGTGCGCGGGGGTATTGAAGTCAGGCTCTCCGGCTCCGAAGCTCAACACGTCGATCCCCTGTTTCTTGAGCGCCTTCGCCTGGGCGGTGATGGAGAGAGTCATAGAAGGGGCGACTTCGGCGATGTTCTTGGCAATGAAATCCATAAAAGGTACGGGGGGATGTAAAAAGGTGGTTGGGATCGGGGGCCGCCTACAAAGGCGGGGAAGGCCCGGTGGTCAAGTCGGCAAGATGGTCAAGGACGGCGAGCTTTTGCTCCGCCCAAGAGGCCCGTCTATGGCCGTCAGGCATGCGTACCTCCTCCGAAGCGCTGGGCGGCAGCGCGGTAAAAGGTGACGGCTTCTTCGACTTGGGCACACTCGACATACTCGATGGCGGCGTGGGCCTGATCGATGCTGCCGGGGCCAAAGAGCACCGTGGGGATGCCCAGGCGGGCGAACTTGCTGGCATCACTGCAAAAGGGCACTCCGCACACGCCATCCTCCCGCTGCATGCTGCGCAGCACATCCTGACAGAGATGGATGAAGGGATGGCCCGCATCGGTCTGAAAGGGCCAATCGGAGAGCATCGGGGGCTCCATTTCAGCGAGCACCTCTGGATGATGCTGCATGAGTGCATCTAGGATACCCTGGTAGTGTGCGAGGACGCTTTCGAGCTCTTCACCTGGGAGCAGGCGGCGGTCGATTTCGATGACGGCCTCATCCGGGACGAAATTGACCTGCACGCCACCGCGCATGACGCCGACGTTGCAGGTGGCCGGACCGAGCAGGGGGTGCGGGTGGTTTTGCAGGCTGTCGTGGTCGTTTTGCAAGGCGAGGACGACGCGTGACATGGCGGTGATGGCATTGATGCCGAGGTGGGGCTTGGCACTGTGTGCGGCCTTCCCACGGGTGCGGATGCGCCAGCGCACACAGCCTTTGCTAGCGATGACGCAGCGCATTTCTGTAGGCTCTGCGACGATGGCGGCACGGGCTTGGAGGCCCTCACAGAGCTTCACGACACCACGGAAGGAAAACTCCTCATCGACCACGGCGGCCATCCATACATCACCGGGTGGTTTTTCGCTCGATGCGTGGATTTCTGCTGCGGCATGCATCATGGCAGCGAGTCCGGCCTTGTCATCGACGCTGCCGCGTCCGTAGAGCCTGCCATCACGCACGACGGGGTCAAAGGGGGCAATGGTCATGCCTTTGGTGGATACGGTGTCCATGTGAGCCTCCAGGATGATGGGCGGGGTGGTGCTGCGACCTGGCACGCGGGCGATGACGTTGTTCCGACCGGGGAAGACTTCTTGCTCCCTCACCTCGATGCCGCGCTGCTCGAAAAAACGCCGCACGTAGGCCGCGACGCCTGCTTCACCCGGACCACCTTCATAGGCGCTGTTGACGCTGTTGATGCGCACGAGGTCTGCGAGGGTTTCGAGGACGTGTGACATGACTTGGAGTCGGTTTCTGAGGTCGATTTAAGAGGTTAGCAGCGTGCGTGCTGTTGCTGCATCACGAGCGATCTGGGCGGTGAGGCTATCCAGATCGGTGAATTTTTGCACATCTCTGAGTTTTTGCACAAAACGAACTTCCAAGTCTTTGCCGTAGCAGTCACCGCTCCAATCGAGCAAATGCACTTCGAGCCCCGGATCGGCATTTTCGGCCACGGTAGGCTTAGTGCCGAGATTGGCCACGCCGGGCAGCCAAGGGTCATTTTTGTGCAGTCGGGCGTGGACGGCGTAAACGCCTGAGGGAGGGAGTTGCTCGTTTTCCACCTCCACATTGGCGGTGGGAAAGCCGAGCTGGCGACCGAGACGGCGGCCTTCGACGATTTTCCCAAAAACGCTGTACTCATGCCCGAGCATGCGTGCTGCGAGGGCGAAATCTCCGCTGGCGACGGCCTCGCGGATGAGAGTGCTGCTGACGGTGGCCCCCTGGATGCACACGGGCGGCACACCATAGACGGCGAATCCATGCTCACGCCCGAGATCCGTGAGTAGATGGATGTCTCCCTCACGCCCTCGTCCGAAACTCCATGCATAACCGACGGCGATGCAGCCGAGGGGCCGCGCGGCACGCACGAGGTGCTCCACAAAGGCCCGCGCGGGTGTTTTGGCAGTCTCTGAGGTGAAGGGGCAGACCAGGAGGCACTGCACACCTGCTTCCTCCAATATGCGGCGCTGATGCTGTGCGCCGCAGAGCAAGCGGGGAGCGGCACCTGGCCGCAGCACACGCAGCGGATGCGGATCAAAGGTGAGGACGACGGCGGTGCCTCCATGCGTGCGTGCATGCTCACTGGCTGCACGGATGACCTCCTGGTGGCCGAGATGCACTCCGTCGAATACGCCTACGGCCAGGGCCACCGGCCCCGGCACGGAGGAGAGTTCATCAATGCTGTGCAACACGCGCATGCTGCTTTCTTTCATGGCGCGGAGTGAGGGGAGTGAAAGAGGAAAGAGGCCTCATTGAGCGGTTCTCGCACCGCGGCACTCATTTGGTGCCCTCGAAGCGGCGACGTAGCTCATTGAAGTAGCGGCGGACTTGAGCACGGCGTGCGGGAGGGAGGGCGGCTTCATCCAGAGCGGCTTCTTCGGCCTGGAGGGCATCCAGGGCGGTGGGTGCGGAGGTAGGAGCTGCGGCCTTTTCACCGCTGCGCTGGCCACCGGCGACGCTGCGGGTGGTGCTTTGCCCTTCATTGCCAGATTGGGCTTGGACGACGCTTTGCTGCGTGGTGTCGATTTTTTCGGTCGGGGTGTTGTTGAGCTCGGCTTTGCCTGCGCCGGGCTTATTGCCGCCTGCATTGGGGGCATTGACGCTGATGCTGGGGCCACCACTATCCTCGCCACCGGGGAGGACGACGATGGGGGATTTGTCATCTGGCTGCGGCGGTGGCATACCGGGGACGGGAGCGATGAGCATGGGCTGGCCTTGATTGACTTGGCCTTCACCGGGCTGCTGGCCGGGCTGGCGCTCGGCGAGTGTCATCATGTTTTTTTGCTCCCCCTGGCCGCCCTCGGCTCCAGGTTGGGGCTGCATCATCTGGTTTTGGCCTTCCTGGCCACCGATGCCGGGCGGTGTGAGCATTTGCTGCTGCTGGCCGGCACCTTGCTGCCCTGGCTGGGACTGTCCGACCTGCTGGGAGGCTCCAGGTTGGCCTTCTTGGCCGGGTTGGGCGGATTGACCTTGTTGGCCGAGCTGCTGCACGTCGCCGGCTTCGCCGGTCATGGCCCCTCCAGCTTCGCGGAGCTGCTGGGCGAGCTGGCGGAGCTCGTCACGCGCCATTTCACGGAGTTGCTGCTCACGCAGTTTTTCGGCGAGCTTTTGGAACTCGGCTCCTGCCGCTTTGGGATCTGCGGATTGCATGTGATCGGCGGCACGCAGGACATGCCCACCGACGACGCGGCTGCGATCGGCCTCCTCAGCGGCTTGTTTCACGTCTGTGAGGGTCTGCGTCATGCGCTGGCTTGCCTCTGGTGGCAAGGCGGTGTCTTGGAGGGTCTGTGAGAGCTTTTCGGCGGCTTGGACGGCGTTGGCGGTCTTTTTTGCCGCGATGGCGTCTCCGAGGTCTGCGGTGTCTGCGTGGTTGCGTAGCTCGCTAACGAGCGGATCGCTGGCCCAGGCGTCTTTTTCTTCGGTGAGCTGATTGGCGGTTTTTTCGGCTTCGCGTGCTTGGCGTTCGAGTTTGGCTAAAAGCTCGCGGGCATCCTTTCCAGAGGCATCGGTGAGCTCTGCGGCGGTTTCTGCGACGCGTGTTTTGAGCTCTTCGATTTGTTTTTTCTCTTGGGCATCGAGGGCGCTGAGTTTCTGCGCATCGAGAGGGTGCTGCTGCAATTCACGGGCGGCGCGGGCGGCCTGTGCGGCCATTTCATCATCGACGAGGAGGGTTTCTGCACGCGGAGTACGCACCGCGCTGATGAGGGTGCCGAGGAAGACGAGTAGGAGTGGTAGTGCGAGCCAGCGTGCGGGCCGCAGAGGTAGATCACGGGCTAAAGCGGGCAGGGCGGCGGGTAGGGCGGCTTTTTGCGCTGCGAGATGGACTTGGGCGGCATGGCTGGGCTCTTGGTGCGACTCGAACCACCAGGCGGTGGCAAAGGCCTCACGCCTGCCTGCGGCGGCATCCCAGAGAGCAAGGGCGCTGAATTCACCAGGCCGACGCAGCCAAGTGATGAGTAGGCTACCAGCGGTCCAGAGAAGCCACGCGAGCCAAAGGGCCGTGATGATGCCTGCGCCACCACGCCAGGCGAAAAGAAGGAGCAAAGCCAAAAGCCCGCTCACGGGCCAAAGCGTGCGCTCCAGGCACGAAAGCCAGCGGCGCAGTGTGACACGCATGCAGACGCGGCGGGCGGTTTCGGTGAAGGTGGGCATACCACCGATGAAAGGGCAAAAAGCCCGGTCTGAAAAGAGCCAATTACGACTTCACCCGTTACTCCAGGGGCGGCAGCATCGGAGCGCGGGGTTTTGGCGGCTGGGGAGCTTTTTCACTTCGATGGGGGCTTTTTTGACCTCCTGGGATGCGGGTGCATCCTCAGTAGGAGCAGGCTTCTCATCTTCATGGTCGTGCTCGTCCTCCTCATCGTGCAGGTCTTCACGCGGATCGTGACCTTCCTGGAACTTGGAGTCATGATGCTCGGTGATGCCTTTGAGATG belongs to Verrucomicrobiaceae bacterium and includes:
- a CDS encoding pyridoxal phosphate-dependent aminotransferase; this encodes MDFIAKNIAEVAPSMTLSITAQAKALKKQGIDVLSFGAGEPDFNTPAHITAAAIDALNKGQTRYTESAGILELREAIAAKFLVDNGLQYEPSQISVNCGAKHSCYNAILAVVNPGDEVIIPAPYWTSYPEMVRMVGGVPVIVETKRENDWKITPSEFEDAMSPLTKMIIINSPGNPTGSVYSKEELAQIGEIAAGEDIIILSDEIYEKLVYCGEKHVSIASISKEIYDHTITINGFSKAYAMTGWRLGYTAAPKAIATAIDTIQSHTTSNPTTFAQYGALAALQGDQQIVADMRDEFDVRRQYMLSRLQNIKKVRVVEPKGAFYFLVDIEQTGIKSVNFCEKLLSKQRVAAVPGVAFGAEHTIRFSYATSLEIINSGMDRFEEFCAQH
- a CDS encoding M20 family metallopeptidase, with protein sequence MSHVLETLADLVRINSVNSAYEGGPGEAGVAAYVRRFFEQRGIEVREQEVFPGRNNVIARVPGRSTTPPIILEAHMDTVSTKGMTIAPFDPVVRDGRLYGRGSVDDKAGLAAMMHAAAEIHASSEKPPGDVWMAAVVDEEFSFRGVVKLCEGLQARAAIVAEPTEMRCVIASKGCVRWRIRTRGKAAHSAKPHLGINAITAMSRVVLALQNDHDSLQNHPHPLLGPATCNVGVMRGGVQVNFVPDEAVIEIDRRLLPGEELESVLAHYQGILDALMQHHPEVLAEMEPPMLSDWPFQTDAGHPFIHLCQDVLRSMQREDGVCGVPFCSDASKFARLGIPTVLFGPGSIDQAHAAIEYVECAQVEEAVTFYRAAAQRFGGGTHA
- a CDS encoding bifunctional riboflavin kinase/FAD synthetase — encoded protein: MKESSMRVLHSIDELSSVPGPVALAVGVFDGVHLGHQEVIRAASEHARTHGGTAVVLTFDPHPLRVLRPGAAPRLLCGAQHQRRILEEAGVQCLLVCPFTSETAKTPARAFVEHLVRAARPLGCIAVGYAWSFGRGREGDIHLLTDLGREHGFAVYGVPPVCIQGATVSSTLIREAVASGDFALAARMLGHEYSVFGKIVEGRRLGRQLGFPTANVEVENEQLPPSGVYAVHARLHKNDPWLPGVANLGTKPTVAENADPGLEVHLLDWSGDCYGKDLEVRFVQKLRDVQKFTDLDSLTAQIARDAATARTLLTS